A single region of the Candidatus Acidiferrales bacterium genome encodes:
- a CDS encoding putative porin, whose translation MIRFRMLGAGSLAVALLTHSPLLAVTKPKSDASPGSARAVSAPPAPEPAAFMAEIEELKRILAEQAGQLASQRQALEEQQEQIQQLQLSLTSGSNGAAAAPSPVEQHPDLNRISNELDAVAQSQADMAAKVNRVNQEFTDAQKKNESRLAGLGNFRFSGDVRVRFEPFFQEGAANRHRQRIRARFNILGNIGDQIFGGLTLASGDLNDPISTNQTFTDFYKRKPLAFDRFFVTYKPKQLKYFALTGGKFAYPWYRTELTFDNDLNPEGFAETFSYDFKNPILKNITLVGFQSPFREVSGSFDSFMAGGQLQARWRITDQISLLLTTAGIKFHEPNSIASAIGGGAGLTVTIPANGLGPGVPATATTFNVSGGTPVLGGNPLTNRTTGNGSGTAYSSKFLYWDSIAQLDFNYIKKWPVRLLFNVVNNSQASTGERTGYWGELRVGRAQEKGDVQFGYTFIRIEQDAVLAALNFSDLRAASNVRNHRLDFAYRVFRNVSLNYTLLVGQSANPRAQNSAIVSPNCPSRTDLTRACTDPYLKRMQFDVVYSF comes from the coding sequence ATGATTCGATTTCGTATGCTTGGGGCAGGGAGCTTGGCTGTGGCGCTCTTGACCCATAGCCCGCTTCTGGCCGTAACCAAACCGAAATCTGATGCATCGCCCGGCTCTGCTCGGGCGGTCTCTGCTCCACCGGCACCGGAGCCGGCGGCGTTCATGGCGGAGATCGAGGAACTCAAGAGAATTCTGGCCGAGCAGGCGGGGCAGTTGGCCAGCCAGCGCCAGGCGCTTGAGGAGCAGCAGGAGCAGATTCAGCAACTTCAGCTTTCTCTGACGAGTGGTTCGAACGGCGCGGCCGCAGCCCCTTCCCCGGTCGAGCAACACCCTGATCTGAACCGCATCAGCAACGAGTTGGATGCGGTGGCCCAGTCGCAGGCGGACATGGCTGCGAAAGTAAATCGAGTCAATCAGGAATTCACCGACGCGCAGAAGAAGAACGAAAGCCGCCTTGCCGGCCTGGGCAACTTCCGCTTCAGCGGCGATGTGCGGGTGCGCTTTGAGCCGTTCTTCCAGGAGGGGGCGGCGAACCGGCACCGGCAACGCATTCGGGCGCGCTTCAATATTCTTGGAAATATTGGCGACCAAATTTTCGGCGGGCTCACGCTGGCCAGCGGCGACCTCAACGACCCGATCTCGACCAATCAGACGTTTACCGATTTCTACAAGCGCAAGCCGCTCGCCTTCGACCGCTTCTTCGTCACTTACAAGCCCAAGCAACTGAAATATTTCGCACTCACCGGCGGCAAGTTCGCCTACCCCTGGTACCGGACGGAACTGACCTTCGACAATGATTTAAACCCCGAGGGTTTTGCCGAAACATTCTCCTATGATTTCAAGAACCCGATCCTGAAAAACATCACTTTGGTCGGCTTCCAGTCGCCCTTCCGGGAGGTCAGCGGCAGCTTTGACAGTTTCATGGCTGGTGGCCAGCTTCAGGCGCGCTGGCGAATCACCGACCAGATAAGTCTCTTGCTCACCACCGCCGGGATCAAGTTCCATGAACCCAACTCCATCGCCAGCGCGATTGGCGGCGGCGCCGGTCTGACCGTCACCATCCCCGCCAACGGTCTGGGGCCGGGCGTGCCCGCGACCGCCACCACGTTCAACGTTTCGGGCGGGACCCCGGTGCTTGGCGGCAACCCACTGACGAATCGAACGACGGGGAACGGGAGCGGCACCGCCTACTCGTCCAAGTTTCTCTACTGGGACAGCATTGCCCAACTCGACTTCAACTACATCAAGAAGTGGCCGGTGCGGTTACTCTTCAACGTGGTGAACAACAGCCAGGCCAGCACCGGCGAACGCACGGGCTACTGGGGAGAACTCCGCGTCGGGCGAGCGCAGGAGAAAGGCGATGTTCAGTTCGGGTACACGTTTATCCGGATCGAGCAGGATGCTGTTCTGGCGGCTTTGAACTTCAGCGACTTGAGGGCTGCTTCCAACGTCCGCAATCACCGGCTGGACTTTGCCTATCGCGTCTTCCGGAACGTATCGCTCAATTACACGCTTTTGGTGGGCCAAAGCGCGAATCCGCGGGCGCAGAACAGTGCCATCGTTTCACCCAACTGTCCGAGCCGCACCGATTTGACGCGGGCGTGCACGGACCCCTACCTCAAGCGGATGCAGTTTGACGTGGTGTACTCATTCTAG
- a CDS encoding universal stress protein: MFPRVLFPTDFSRHAERVVGCLDELKLAGTEEVVLLHVVEPEEAIHFPSKQELRETMKRLRAEMQPASL, encoded by the coding sequence ATGTTTCCCCGGGTGCTGTTTCCGACTGATTTCTCGCGGCATGCCGAACGGGTGGTCGGTTGTCTCGACGAACTCAAGCTAGCCGGGACGGAAGAAGTCGTGCTGCTGCATGTGGTCGAACCGGAAGAGGCCATCCACTTCCCGAGCAAGCAAGAGTTGCGCGAAACCATGAAGCGCTTGCGCGCTGAAATGCAGCCCGCCTCTCTATAG
- the pstA gene encoding phosphate ABC transporter permease PstA — translation MSELKYRFRQAKNYVMFSITFLCTLLTVGVLFFILGYMVWHGASSLNWDFFTKLPKPVGEPGGGMANAIVGTGKLLLIAALIGVPVGFLGGVYLSEFGRNNRIGFLVRYATDILNGIPSIVMGIFAYTVVVLPMRRFSAVAGGIALGIMMIPIALRSTEEFLKLVPNSLREASLALGIPQWKTIIRVVIPTGFRGILTGIMLDLSRVAGETAPLLFTAFSNRFWSAGWLQPTASLPVMIYTYSIAPYEDWHRQAWAAGLVLLMLILFVNVVSRLVLRRRLAMGV, via the coding sequence GTGAGCGAGCTGAAGTACCGTTTCCGTCAGGCCAAGAACTACGTGATGTTCAGCATCACTTTTCTCTGCACGCTCCTGACGGTGGGCGTACTCTTCTTCATCCTTGGCTACATGGTCTGGCACGGGGCTTCTTCCCTGAACTGGGATTTCTTCACCAAATTGCCGAAGCCGGTGGGGGAGCCGGGCGGGGGCATGGCCAATGCGATTGTCGGCACCGGCAAACTTCTTCTCATCGCCGCCTTGATCGGAGTGCCGGTGGGATTCCTGGGCGGCGTTTACCTTTCCGAATTCGGCCGCAACAACCGCATCGGCTTCTTGGTCCGCTACGCCACCGACATTTTGAACGGGATACCTTCTATCGTGATGGGAATCTTTGCCTACACCGTCGTGGTGCTTCCGATGCGACGCTTTTCCGCCGTGGCCGGCGGGATCGCCCTGGGCATCATGATGATTCCGATCGCGCTCAGAAGCACGGAAGAGTTTCTGAAGCTGGTGCCGAACTCGCTCCGCGAAGCTTCCCTCGCCCTCGGCATCCCTCAATGGAAAACGATCATCCGGGTGGTCATCCCCACCGGGTTCCGCGGCATCCTGACGGGCATCATGCTGGACCTGTCGCGCGTCGCGGGCGAAACCGCCCCGCTGCTCTTCACCGCGTTCAGCAATCGCTTCTGGAGCGCGGGGTGGCTCCAGCCGACCGCTTCTCTTCCCGTGATGATTTATACTTATTCCATCGCGCCCTATGAAGACTGGCACCGGCAAGCCTGGGCGGCCGGGCTCGTCCTGTTGATGTTGATTCTATTCGTGAACGTTGTCTCGCGGCTTGTCCTGCGCCGGCGACTGGCGATGGGGGTCTGA
- the phoU gene encoding phosphate signaling complex protein PhoU, with product MERHREQELQELRQRLLWMGSLAERAVHNAVRSLVEGDTKLAESVMEEEAAINSLQIEIDERVLRLLALQQPMAVDLRMITAAMKINADLERIGDQAVNIAQCVSFLLQYPQVKPYIDIPRMSELAEGMVKDALDSFVKRDVDLAKQILLRDETVDQLRDQLFRELITYMMERPSVILPAFQLTLVTRNLERVADHATNIAEDVIYMVLGQDIRHHALDKR from the coding sequence ATGGAACGACACCGGGAACAGGAACTTCAAGAGCTTCGGCAGCGGCTGCTCTGGATGGGCAGTCTGGCGGAGCGAGCGGTGCACAACGCGGTTCGTTCGTTAGTTGAGGGCGACACCAAACTGGCGGAAAGCGTCATGGAGGAAGAAGCAGCCATCAATTCCCTCCAGATCGAGATCGATGAACGCGTCCTGCGCCTGCTCGCGCTCCAACAGCCCATGGCCGTGGATCTCCGCATGATCACGGCGGCGATGAAGATCAATGCCGACCTCGAGCGCATCGGCGACCAGGCGGTGAACATCGCCCAGTGCGTCTCCTTCCTTCTCCAGTATCCGCAGGTGAAACCCTACATTGACATACCACGGATGAGCGAACTGGCCGAGGGGATGGTGAAAGATGCGCTCGATTCGTTTGTGAAGCGCGACGTTGACCTGGCCAAGCAGATCCTGTTGCGGGACGAGACAGTGGACCAGCTCCGCGACCAGCTCTTCCGGGAGCTCATCACCTACATGATGGAGCGGCCGTCGGTGATTCTCCCCGCCTTTCAGCTTACCCTCGTAACCCGCAACCTCGAGCGGGTTGCCGACCACGCCACCAACATCGCCGAGGACGTCATCTACATGGTTCTCGGCCAGGACATTCGTCACCACGCCTTGGACAAACGCTAG
- a CDS encoding metal-sensitive transcriptional regulator — MKASILPIYTEERKKDCVLRLKAAEGQLRGLQDMLEKQRPCMEVLTQLAAVQKALRQVGRIVLRNYLENCATEAIRQSDPSAYDELMEAIYKFAQ, encoded by the coding sequence ATGAAAGCATCCATTTTGCCCATCTATACGGAAGAGCGAAAGAAAGATTGCGTTCTTCGGCTTAAGGCGGCGGAAGGTCAACTACGCGGGCTGCAAGACATGCTCGAAAAGCAGCGGCCCTGCATGGAAGTGCTCACGCAACTCGCCGCCGTCCAAAAGGCTCTGCGACAGGTTGGCCGGATCGTCCTGCGAAACTATCTGGAGAACTGCGCGACCGAGGCAATTCGACAGTCTGACCCGAGCGCCTACGACGAACTCATGGAAGCCATCTACAAGTTCGCCCAGTAG
- the pstS gene encoding phosphate ABC transporter substrate-binding protein PstS — MVRKRILSQAVLRMLFFVLAAASMLLPQAAPAQTLVNGAGATFPYPIYSKWFDEYYKLHPNAQINYQSIGSGGGIRQISELTVDFGATDAPMTDEQLSKAKTAIFHLPTVLGGVVPIYNIPGLSAELKFTAKALSGIFMGTIRKWNDPEIAGVNPGIALPGNDIVVVHRSDGSGTTYCWTDYLSKVSPAWRAQVGRSTSVNWPVGLGAKGNEGVSGLVKQTPNAIGYVELIYATSINIPYGTVQNSSGNFVKASLESVTAAAAGAAKNMPPDFRVSITNSPGKNAYPISTFTWLLVPQQFTDATKGKILVDFLKWMLGEGQRYAAGLGYAPLPPEVIEMEKQTIARIRY; from the coding sequence ATGGTCAGGAAACGAATTTTGTCGCAGGCAGTGTTGCGAATGTTGTTCTTTGTACTTGCGGCGGCTTCGATGCTACTCCCCCAGGCCGCGCCCGCGCAAACCCTCGTGAACGGGGCGGGAGCCACTTTCCCCTACCCCATCTACTCCAAGTGGTTTGACGAGTACTACAAGCTCCACCCGAACGCGCAGATCAACTACCAATCAATCGGCTCGGGCGGCGGCATCCGCCAGATCAGCGAGCTGACGGTGGATTTCGGCGCGACCGACGCCCCGATGACCGACGAACAGTTGAGCAAGGCCAAGACTGCTATCTTCCACTTGCCCACCGTGCTGGGTGGTGTGGTGCCGATCTACAACATTCCAGGCCTTTCGGCGGAGCTAAAATTTACGGCCAAGGCCCTGAGCGGAATTTTCATGGGGACGATCCGGAAGTGGAACGATCCGGAAATCGCCGGCGTGAATCCGGGCATAGCCCTTCCCGGCAACGATATCGTCGTAGTGCATCGTTCGGATGGAAGCGGAACGACCTACTGCTGGACCGACTATCTTTCCAAAGTGAGCCCCGCGTGGCGCGCCCAGGTCGGACGCAGCACGTCGGTCAACTGGCCGGTGGGTCTGGGGGCGAAAGGGAATGAGGGCGTTTCCGGGCTGGTCAAGCAAACGCCAAACGCCATCGGGTACGTGGAACTGATCTACGCCACCAGCATCAACATCCCCTACGGCACCGTCCAAAATTCCTCCGGGAATTTTGTGAAAGCGAGCCTAGAATCAGTCACGGCCGCGGCGGCCGGGGCAGCCAAGAACATGCCGCCCGATTTTCGCGTCTCGATTACGAACTCCCCCGGCAAGAATGCCTACCCCATTTCGACCTTCACCTGGCTTCTGGTCCCCCAGCAATTCACCGATGCGACGAAAGGCAAGATCCTTGTGGACTTCCTGAAATGGATGCTGGGTGAAGGTCAGCGATATGCCGCCGGGCTCGGCTACGCGCCCCTGCCGCCCGAGGTGATCGAGATGGAAAAGCAGACGATTGCCAGGATTCGATATTAG
- the pstB gene encoding phosphate ABC transporter ATP-binding protein PstB has translation METETAILTQNLNAWFGRNHVLKNVNMQIPARRITAVIGPSGCGKTTFIRCINRMHELVRDAKVSGKVLVHGEDIYAPGADPVQIRRRIGMVFQKPNPFPTMSVYENVAAGWRLNGDRRADLDEIVEKGLRMAALWDEVKDHLDKPGTSLSGGQQQRLCIARALAVNPELLLLDEPCSALDPIATAKIEELLYSLKQTYTIVIVTHNMQQAARISDFSGFFLMGELVEFDRAQKLFTTPANKLTEDYITGRFG, from the coding sequence GTGGAAACTGAGACTGCCATCTTGACGCAAAATCTCAACGCCTGGTTTGGGCGGAATCATGTCCTCAAGAACGTGAACATGCAGATTCCCGCGCGTCGCATCACCGCCGTCATCGGACCATCGGGTTGCGGCAAGACTACGTTCATCCGGTGCATCAATCGCATGCACGAACTGGTGCGCGATGCCAAAGTTTCCGGAAAGGTTCTGGTCCACGGAGAGGATATCTATGCCCCCGGAGCCGATCCGGTCCAGATCCGCCGCCGGATTGGCATGGTTTTCCAGAAGCCCAACCCGTTTCCTACGATGTCCGTCTATGAAAACGTCGCGGCGGGTTGGAGGTTGAACGGCGATCGCCGCGCCGATCTGGATGAGATCGTGGAAAAGGGCCTGCGCATGGCTGCACTGTGGGACGAGGTGAAGGACCACCTGGACAAGCCGGGCACCAGCCTCTCCGGCGGGCAGCAGCAACGCCTCTGCATCGCCCGCGCCCTCGCCGTGAATCCTGAGCTTCTCCTCCTCGACGAGCCTTGCTCGGCTCTCGACCCGATTGCCACGGCCAAGATCGAAGAGCTGCTGTACAGTCTGAAACAAACCTATACCATCGTCATCGTCACTCACAACATGCAGCAGGCGGCGCGGATCTCCGACTTCAGCGGATTTTTCTTGATGGGGGAACTGGTGGAATTCGACCGGGCGCAGAAGTTGTTCACGACTCCGGCCAACAAGCTGACGGAAGATTACATCACCGGGAGATTTGGATAG
- a CDS encoding arsenic resistance protein has translation MRVVRAFGKLQNFKLLPIFVLVSMAIGVAIGKIYGISNFGLTPPIDALKSIFRRQYSFTLPNTLALGVIVGLFLMMYPAMTNIRFEDLGKAVRSKRQLFTVLFFNFAIAPFLMYALANLFFRPGSDFHTALVLYGLAPCIAMVIVFTFLAFGNSALAIVLVAMNSILQMALIPVYAHWLLGKVKFDVRVVAESVVLYLGIPLLAGMLTRRWGVRKYGEAGFHKVKSFLDTLSIFGLLFTLVVMFALKGDLIVGRPGIILQLAIPMTLFFWTMFLLVYLVGWRSGFSYEDSVAVAFNSTGRDFEIAIAIAITAFNPTVALATVVGPLIEVPVMLVLVWLARRTRERLFAPTVVPEAERD, from the coding sequence ATGCGAGTGGTGCGCGCGTTCGGAAAATTGCAGAACTTCAAGTTGCTGCCGATTTTTGTACTGGTGAGCATGGCGATTGGCGTGGCGATCGGCAAAATCTACGGCATCTCTAACTTTGGCCTGACACCACCCATCGATGCTCTCAAGTCTATCTTTCGCCGTCAGTACAGTTTCACCTTGCCCAATACACTGGCGCTGGGGGTCATCGTCGGGCTCTTCTTGATGATGTACCCAGCGATGACCAACATCCGCTTCGAAGACCTGGGGAAAGCCGTGCGCAGCAAGCGGCAACTCTTCACCGTCTTGTTCTTCAACTTTGCCATTGCTCCCTTCCTGATGTACGCGCTTGCCAACCTTTTCTTTCGGCCTGGTTCGGACTTTCACACCGCCCTGGTGCTTTACGGACTGGCACCCTGTATCGCGATGGTGATCGTCTTTACCTTTTTGGCTTTCGGCAACAGCGCCCTGGCGATTGTGCTGGTGGCCATGAACTCGATTTTGCAAATGGCCTTGATTCCTGTTTATGCACACTGGCTCCTGGGCAAGGTGAAATTCGATGTTCGGGTGGTGGCGGAGAGTGTCGTGCTCTATTTGGGCATTCCGCTACTGGCCGGGATGCTCACCCGCCGCTGGGGTGTACGCAAGTATGGGGAGGCTGGTTTTCACAAAGTGAAGAGTTTTCTCGACACGCTCTCGATCTTCGGTTTGCTGTTCACGTTGGTGGTGATGTTTGCATTGAAGGGCGACCTGATTGTCGGCCGGCCCGGCATCATCCTCCAATTGGCCATACCCATGACACTTTTCTTTTGGACGATGTTCCTACTGGTTTACCTAGTGGGCTGGCGATCCGGGTTTAGTTACGAAGATTCCGTCGCCGTGGCCTTCAATTCCACTGGACGCGATTTCGAGATTGCCATTGCGATTGCAATCACTGCCTTCAACCCGACCGTTGCCCTGGCCACGGTGGTGGGACCGTTGATCGAAGTGCCGGTGATGCTTGTGCTGGTCTGGCTGGCGCGCCGCACGCGCGAGCGCTTGTTTGCACCGACTGTGGTGCCGGAGGCGGAAAGGGATTGA
- the pstC gene encoding phosphate ABC transporter permease subunit PstC: MTDRPHPQNAEALLPQPRTGWLLRLAPSLGGPFREANWGDRALHILTLGFALSIFALTALIALALYRNSILSIEKFGLRFLWGTTWDPVFEQFGALPFLFGTLVSSGIALLIAFPLGLGVAIFLSELAPRWLSDPIAFLIELLAAVPSVVYGLIGIFVLVPWVRDDLTPVLKKTLGFLPIFSGPSYGVGMLTAGILLAVMVVPFITSLSREVLMAVPASQREAALALGATRWETTRMAVVPYARSGIMGSMFLALARALGETMAVTMVIGNRPEIAASLFAPGYSMAAVIANEFTEATYDLYLHALVEIGLVLFAVTIVVNALARLLILAVARKSAEVQV, translated from the coding sequence ATGACCGATCGGCCCCATCCTCAAAATGCCGAGGCGCTGCTGCCGCAGCCAAGAACAGGTTGGCTTTTGCGGCTCGCTCCATCCTTGGGCGGCCCCTTCCGAGAAGCGAATTGGGGCGACCGTGCCCTCCATATCCTGACTCTGGGCTTTGCCCTGTCCATTTTCGCGCTGACGGCGCTCATCGCGCTCGCGCTCTACCGCAATTCCATCCTTTCGATTGAAAAATTTGGACTCCGATTCTTGTGGGGCACCACCTGGGATCCGGTCTTCGAACAGTTTGGTGCCCTGCCTTTTCTTTTTGGGACGCTGGTCAGCTCGGGCATCGCCCTGCTGATCGCGTTTCCCCTGGGGCTGGGGGTTGCTATATTTCTCTCGGAGCTGGCGCCGCGCTGGTTGTCGGATCCCATCGCGTTTCTGATCGAACTCCTGGCCGCTGTTCCGAGCGTGGTGTACGGCTTAATCGGTATCTTCGTGCTGGTTCCCTGGGTTCGGGATGATTTAACACCCGTGTTGAAGAAAACCCTGGGATTCCTGCCTATTTTCAGCGGGCCTTCCTACGGCGTGGGGATGCTCACCGCCGGCATTTTGCTGGCGGTGATGGTCGTGCCCTTCATCACCTCACTATCGCGAGAGGTGTTGATGGCCGTCCCGGCTTCGCAGCGCGAGGCGGCTCTCGCCCTGGGCGCCACCCGGTGGGAGACGACTCGCATGGCCGTTGTGCCTTATGCCCGTTCGGGCATCATGGGATCCATGTTCCTTGCCCTGGCGCGAGCGTTGGGGGAAACCATGGCGGTGACGATGGTGATTGGCAATCGGCCCGAGATTGCCGCTTCCCTTTTCGCCCCCGGCTATTCGATGGCTGCCGTGATTGCCAATGAGTTTACGGAAGCCACCTACGACCTCTACCTTCACGCGCTCGTGGAAATCGGCCTGGTGCTGTTCGCCGTCACAATCGTGGTGAATGCATTGGCGCGGCTCTTGATCCTGGCAGTAGCCAGAAAAAGCGCCGAGGTGCAGGTGTGA
- the phoU gene encoding phosphate signaling complex protein PhoU — protein sequence MSTTQSHPSSAALDPLVVRLEAMARLVATTLHNAIQALLEGNHQLAAEVFLCEPQVNEMEVSLDDWAVRILAKPPANESDLRLIVAAMKITNDLERMGDQAVNIAERVIARGGRKPLIGAEELPAMAAQVEEMVQSSLRALLERDVEVARRVLESDAEVDGHRDRIFQSLLATMAKDPSNLADSVHLLLASRTLERIADHATNICEDVIYWIRGLDVRHHMSR from the coding sequence ATGAGCACAACCCAGTCACACCCTTCGTCCGCTGCATTGGATCCGCTGGTCGTTCGCCTGGAAGCCATGGCTCGGCTGGTCGCGACGACTCTCCACAATGCGATCCAGGCGCTGCTCGAGGGTAACCACCAGCTCGCTGCCGAGGTCTTCCTCTGCGAACCGCAGGTGAACGAAATGGAAGTGTCTCTTGACGATTGGGCGGTGCGAATCCTTGCCAAGCCGCCGGCCAACGAGAGCGACCTGCGTTTGATCGTGGCGGCCATGAAAATCACCAATGACCTCGAACGCATGGGCGACCAAGCCGTGAACATTGCCGAGCGAGTCATTGCGCGGGGCGGCCGCAAGCCGCTCATCGGCGCGGAGGAACTGCCAGCCATGGCTGCCCAGGTGGAGGAGATGGTCCAGTCAAGTCTGCGAGCGTTGCTCGAACGCGATGTGGAGGTCGCCCGCCGCGTGCTGGAAAGCGACGCCGAAGTGGATGGCCACCGCGACCGCATTTTCCAAAGCCTTCTGGCGACCATGGCGAAGGACCCAAGTAACCTGGCTGATTCAGTGCACCTTCTGCTCGCCAGCCGCACGCTGGAACGTATCGCCGATCACGCAACCAACATTTGTGAAGACGTGATCTACTGGATTCGAGGATTGGATGTCCGGCATCACATGTCCCGCTAG